One Myxococcus stipitatus DNA segment encodes these proteins:
- a CDS encoding DUF2760 domain-containing protein codes for MTDQPASLSFFARFWLAWLCFWRCLVSRDFARAVLPASRAYDAGQLHALPSGAPAPAAPPGAEPPKEVKPVELPPERAHASALSLLGMLQREGRLVDFLQENVAAYSDAEVGAASRTVHEGCRKVLGQYLTLQPVVPQAEGDRLTVPAGFDAQRIRLTGNVTGQPPHAGTLRHHGWVATEVRFPTVSAAMDARVLAPAEVELA; via the coding sequence ATGACCGACCAGCCTGCCTCCCTGTCGTTCTTCGCGCGCTTCTGGCTCGCCTGGCTCTGCTTCTGGCGCTGCCTCGTCTCCCGCGACTTCGCCCGGGCCGTCCTCCCCGCCAGCCGGGCCTATGACGCCGGGCAGCTCCACGCCCTCCCCTCCGGAGCGCCCGCCCCGGCGGCGCCGCCCGGGGCCGAGCCTCCCAAGGAGGTGAAGCCGGTCGAGCTGCCTCCGGAGCGCGCCCACGCCAGCGCCCTGTCCCTGCTGGGGATGCTCCAGCGCGAGGGCCGGCTGGTGGACTTCCTCCAGGAGAACGTGGCCGCCTACTCGGACGCCGAGGTGGGCGCCGCCTCGCGCACCGTCCACGAGGGGTGCCGCAAGGTGCTCGGCCAGTACCTCACCCTCCAGCCGGTGGTGCCCCAGGCGGAGGGAGACCGGTTGACGGTGCCCGCCGGGTTCGACGCCCAGCGCATCCGCCTCACCGGCAACGTGACGGGGCAGCCGCCCCACGCAGGCACGCTGCGGCACCACGGATGGGTGGCCACCGAGGTGCGCTTCCCCACGGTGAGCGCGGCCATGGACGCGCGAGTGCTCGCTCCCGCTGAGGTCGAGCTCGCCTGA